TGCACGGTACGGGGGGATCTGATACGAATCCTGGGCAAGCTCATGCGTCGCCGGGACCGTTTTGACCATGTCATCATCGAAACGACTGGTATGGCCGATCCTGGCCCGGTATCCCAAACCTTCTTCGTCGACGACGAGATACGCGATGCATTCCGGCTGGACGGCATCATTACTGTGGTAGACGCCAGGCACGTTTTGCAACACCTGGACGACACGGCCGAGGTGCGTGAGCAGATTGCGTTTGCTGATGTAATACTGCTGAACAAGACTGATCTGGTGGAGCGCACCGAGATTGATCAGCTTGAATCCCGTCTACAGACCATGAATGCACTAGCGACTTTCCACCGCACCGTCAACGCCGAGATCGATATTCCCACTGTTCTGCAGGTTGGCGGCTTCGATCTGGAAAACATGCTTCAACGAAGGCCCGACTTTCTCGAAAGAGAATATCCATTCGAGTGGGCAGGTATCGTTTCACTATCGGCAGGTAGCGTCCAACTCAAGTTTGAGTCGGGGCCAGACCCGCATATTGGCGTTTTGCTGTTGCCCGTACGGGGTGCTTCCGAGCAGGACCTGGACAAAGCAGTCGATACGGCAGACAAAGCGTTCCGAAACGCTGACACACGGCCGGTGGCGACGAACAAGCTAATCGGAGGGCGCAGCGTGAAGAATTTGCAGGTGCCGGTCCAGGGCGTTGAAAGCTTTATCGACTTGATCATTCCCTCGGACGGCCACTACGCATTGTTCACCGAACATGGACCGGAAGAGTTCAACCTGCGCCTGGAGCGCAATGGTGAGGCCGTCCGGCCAATGATTGAAAACCGGTTTGCCGGCGCTCACAGCCATGATGAAGACATCACGTCGGTGGGGCTAACCGTGACAGGACCGCTCAGCGAAGAAAAAGTGAATCGATGGCTCGGCCCGTTACTGGCGCGCAACGGTCAGGACATGCTCAGAACCAAGGGCATTCTGGATATCGCCGGGGAAGATCGGCGCTTTGTCGTACAAGCGGTGCACATGCTTCTCGACGGCGGGCCCGACCGGCCCTGGAGAGAGGGAGAGCAGCGAAAGAGCGATATCATTTTCATCGGTCGCAACCTGGACCGCGCTGCATTGACCAAGGGTTTTGAAGGATGTCGAGCATGACTACGGCTGACGACCATCAGGACGCAGTGCTAAAGCTGCAGACCCTTTGGCTGCACGAAGGTCCAGAGCACATCAATGCATTGCAGTGGTCCTGTGATGACTCTCTCATCGCTGCGGCATACGCAGACGGATCTGTAGCGGTACTGGAAACCAAGGCGGGGAAGCAGTTGTGGCAAGCGCACGCTCATGGGATGGACGCCAGCGTTGTGCAATGGTCGCCAGATTCGCAGTGGCTGGCCACCGCCGGTCAGAGCAATGGCGTGATCTTGTGGAATGCGCGCGAAGGCACTGTCGCGCATCGCCTGGACTGCGGAAAAGGCTGGGTTGAGCATTTGAGCTGGGGGCCTGATGGCTTGCTGGCATGCGCTTGCGGGCCAGTGATTACACTGTGGTCAACTCAAGGCACCCTGGTCCAGAGATTCGAACCCTGTGTGAGTACCGTCACGGGTCTTCAGTGGATGCCAGGCGGTCGTTTATTCAGCAGCTGCTATGGCATGGTCAATCAGTGGTCTGCCAATCACTCCACCCCGCGGCGCTTCTACCCGTGGAAGGATTCTCTGCTGAACTTGGCAATTAGTCCTGACGAACGCTTTATCGCGTCGGGTTGCCAAGACAGCTCCGTCCACTTATGGCGCCTTAAAAGTGGGGCGGATTTTCAAATGAGCGGTTACCCGGCCAAGGTTCGGCACGGCGCGTGGAGTCATGACAGCCAATACTTCGCGACGGCTAGCGCAGAATTAGTTGTGGTCTGGAGCTGCTCGGGCGATGGTCCCGAGAAGACCAAGCCTTTGATGCTTCCTGTTCATGCAGAGTCAGTGACTGCGCTGGCATTCAGCCATCGAGACCAGCGTTTAGTCAGCGGCAGTAGTGAAGGTCTGGTGTTTGTAATAGACCTTGAGCACTCAGAACCATTAGCAGGCCTGCATAACGTGGCATCTATAGGAGCGATAGCGTGGAATCACAACGACCAGGTTGTTGCGATAGGTGATGGGCTAGGCCGACTACAAATTTGCGCAGTTCCCTTAATGCACCATTGAGTCGTTACACTGGCTGCCTAGCATTAGTACTCGGCTTTGGAAGGGGGGCGGTTTCTTTATTTCGCACTTTCTACTGCTTTACCAAACCAGTATCCATGAGCATCAATTGTCTCAACGTCGAGATTGCGCTTTTAGCCAATTGCTGCCTGTTGCGAAGGGCCGCTTTGGGTCCAGAGTGTGTAAAAACGATTTTCGGCGAGATAGGCATCTAAAAACGACCTAAAATCGCGTCCCTGCGCAAAATCTCTATCTGCTCACTTACCGACAAATTTCAGATTGTTGGCGCTGATGCGTTTTTGACCCAGGCTGCTGAATTTGATTGACCTAGATGCGGCATCTGAAAGCCCGCGCAAAGACTTCGTTCACAGGGTGTTTGGATAGGTCAACGAACTCCGGCAGCCTGGGTCAAAATCGCATCAGTGCCAACAGCGTGCCCATATGAAAGTTAGTCAACGTGGCGTAGCAATCGAAAGTAGGTACTTTGGTCGAAGCAAGCTCATTTAGTGCGGTCCTGTATAAGGTCAAGGGCATAACGTGTTGAACAGTGTCACCGCTCCAGAAGTACCAGAGCGTTGCTGCACCACAAAATGATTACACCACCAAGCCATTCGAACCCTTTAAAGTGGCGGCCCGCCTGGCATAAATCACTGTTTTCAGCCCCGCCCTCGGTAGAGTTTGCGGAGCGCACCACGCACTGGCCAATACTCCGCTCATGCACTTTATGAGTGTTTTTACCGACCTGAGCTCGGTGAGCGTGAACCGAATTTTTTAGAGCACCTAACACCATACCGTCTAAGCACCAGCCATACCGCGCCGCGTTCATCGCAGAAGGTCTTGAAACCGGTAATACGCACCCACCAACGGCAAAAACCAAGGATTCCCGAAATGCCCGGGAATCGCCGGCCAAGTGAAATCCCGCCATGGGTTCAAGTCGGAGCGGCCGTCGAGAACTTCGGCCATGATCGCGCCCATATAGGTCGACATATGCGTGCCGTGGCCGCTGTAGCCCATTGAATAAAACAACCCATCATGCTCACCGGCTCGGGGAAGGCGGTCGCGGGTCATATCGATCATGCCACCCCAACAGTAATCAATGCGTGTATTGCTCAATTCCGGAAATATTTCGATCAGCGATTTCTGCAGGATGATCCCGCTTTTCATGTCGGAGGCGGGATTAGAAGTGGCGAACCGCGCACGACCACCGAACAGCAAACGATTGTCGGGAGTAACCCGAAAGTAATTGACGAAGTTTTTCGTATCGGTAGTCATGCGTCGGCGTGGCACCAGACGGTCAAGCACCTCGGTTGAAAGAGGCTCTGTGACGATGATAAACGCCCCCACCGGCACGATGCGCCGGCGAAACCAAGTCAAGGGGCCCACCGAGCATGTGCCGGTCGCAAGCAACACCTGCTTGGCGCGCACTTCACCGCGCGGCGTCTTGACCTGGTGCACGGTGCCAGTCTGACGAGAAAGACCAAGCACCGGTGCATTTTCATAGATACGCACCCCGCGCCGGGCAGCTGCCTCTGCCAGTCCCTGACCATAGCGGCCAACGTGCATGCCAGCGCTTTTGCCGAAAACCAGGCCACCAAAATACCGGTCTGAACCGATCTCGCCGCTCAACTGCTCGCGCGTCAACATGTAGGTGTCGGGGTCGCACTCCTGTTCCATGAGCGCCTGCGACCGAGCCAGCTTGTCAAAGTGCTCAGGCTTCGCCGCAAGTTTGAGCTTTCCGACGCGCTTGAAGTCGCAGTCGATGCCTTCCTCCAAGATCAGGGATTCGACCTTACTGACACCGGCATCAAAGGCGCGGTACAACATATTCGCGCGCTCACGCCCAATGGCAGTCG
The DNA window shown above is from Pseudomonas sp. BSw22131 and carries:
- a CDS encoding CobW family GTP-binding protein; amino-acid sequence: MSDSRIPVTVLTGFLGAGKTTLLNHILSREHGMRIAVIENEFGEIGIDDALVIHADEEVFEMNNGCICCTVRGDLIRILGKLMRRRDRFDHVIIETTGMADPGPVSQTFFVDDEIRDAFRLDGIITVVDARHVLQHLDDTAEVREQIAFADVILLNKTDLVERTEIDQLESRLQTMNALATFHRTVNAEIDIPTVLQVGGFDLENMLQRRPDFLEREYPFEWAGIVSLSAGSVQLKFESGPDPHIGVLLLPVRGASEQDLDKAVDTADKAFRNADTRPVATNKLIGGRSVKNLQVPVQGVESFIDLIIPSDGHYALFTEHGPEEFNLRLERNGEAVRPMIENRFAGAHSHDEDITSVGLTVTGPLSEEKVNRWLGPLLARNGQDMLRTKGILDIAGEDRRFVVQAVHMLLDGGPDRPWREGEQRKSDIIFIGRNLDRAALTKGFEGCRA
- a CDS encoding WD40 repeat domain-containing protein, with translation MTTADDHQDAVLKLQTLWLHEGPEHINALQWSCDDSLIAAAYADGSVAVLETKAGKQLWQAHAHGMDASVVQWSPDSQWLATAGQSNGVILWNAREGTVAHRLDCGKGWVEHLSWGPDGLLACACGPVITLWSTQGTLVQRFEPCVSTVTGLQWMPGGRLFSSCYGMVNQWSANHSTPRRFYPWKDSLLNLAISPDERFIASGCQDSSVHLWRLKSGADFQMSGYPAKVRHGAWSHDSQYFATASAELVVVWSCSGDGPEKTKPLMLPVHAESVTALAFSHRDQRLVSGSSEGLVFVIDLEHSEPLAGLHNVASIGAIAWNHNDQVVAIGDGLGRLQICAVPLMHH
- a CDS encoding NAD(P)/FAD-dependent oxidoreductase, with the translated sequence MKLMPYWLDTAPKFAAGERDAPSGEVDVAIVGAGFSGLSAAIALAKKGASVAVFEAGLVGNAASGRNGGMCNNGFAQDYYALSTAIGRERANMLYRAFDAGVSKVESLILEEGIDCDFKRVGKLKLAAKPEHFDKLARSQALMEQECDPDTYMLTREQLSGEIGSDRYFGGLVFGKSAGMHVGRYGQGLAEAAARRGVRIYENAPVLGLSRQTGTVHQVKTPRGEVRAKQVLLATGTCSVGPLTWFRRRIVPVGAFIIVTEPLSTEVLDRLVPRRRMTTDTKNFVNYFRVTPDNRLLFGGRARFATSNPASDMKSGIILQKSLIEIFPELSNTRIDYCWGGMIDMTRDRLPRAGEHDGLFYSMGYSGHGTHMSTYMGAIMAEVLDGRSDLNPWRDFTWPAIPGHFGNPWFLPLVGAYYRFQDLLR